CTCCCTTTTCTAAAAAGAAGGACATGTAAGAATCTTAGCTAACGTCATAAAGGCCTTTCTTGAGAATATGAATAGTATTTTAGTCAAATTTCAGtttattgcttttctctttccccaaCTACTGAAGTCATTCCAGATAAATTAGCATATAGAGTGGTGAGAAAAATTTTGACTGAAGAATCATTTTCTTCCACCCAAAACTCGACTTTTAATAAGATAAATGTAGGTTATTTCACTGTCATGAATCTTGATTCCAAGGAGGTAATAAATAAACAGCAAATCTTTCTCTTCTAAATGAGGGATGTCTACATTTGCAAAGCTGGCAAAGGAGTGTGTACAGTTCTGCCAGTGGACCTGACCTGGGCAAAACCAGGTGGTCCGCCCTGTCTTTCTAACCTCCCTTGGGGTCTAGGGTGAGGCTGACGCCTTCCCCTGGGCTTTTCTCAATTGTGGGACTAAGGAGGATAGTATAATGTGATTTCTGCCATGCTTCATCCAGGAAAAGCAACCAATTTCCTTTGCAAAAGCAACATTTCAGCGGGTTTTCACTGATGTGTGGTGACAGAAAAATggacttgaaggaaaaaaaaaagacaccaagaGCCTGTTTAGCTATGGCCATGGTTCTGgaagaaatttattatttatctggTTTAATGCTTGGTTTTCAGTGGAGAGAAATTCAAGATTCAAATACAAATAGGGTTTCTTGTGCCAGAATGAAAGCAGCAGCCTCAAGATGGTTGTTAATGACCATTGAACGTGCATTTATAGTTTGAATTCTAACCAGGAAATTGATAATGAAGAACAATTTTATGTTACTAcggaactattttttttttaagctgaaaaTACCTTGAAATGAATTGATGTCAGACACAGCCAGCAGGAGACACTGGCATTTTCATAACTGCCCCTGCTTGGTAAGAAGATAGACTGAATCCTGTTTACTTTACGTGTTTGAAGATGTGTTTGCTgatacaaaacacacacatatgtagcAGAGGAGATTGTAGTTTGagattattttctagaaatctgtGATTTGTGCTTTATTACAGCTGTGCAGTTTCTCCAGCAAGCATTTTAAAATTGCGACGCCTTTCTGTAGCTCTAGCCTGGGTCTAAGATGGCTGCCCCTGCCATGCTGCACACGCCTGTTCCAGGCTTGGTGTTTGCATCAGACATGGGATGGCAGATGAGAAACAGATAGTGCTCCTCCTCTCAAGGGTTGACAAGCTTTGCCTCTAATCACTGATTCTTTGATCTCAGCTTATTATTCCCTCAACTGGCTATGATTAGAAGCTCCACAACTGAGCTCCTTAATTTCTTGACATATTgttttaaaactcatttaaaattatGGCAGAACCCACTTAACTGAGCTCCTTAATGTTTTTGAGTTTTAATGTTTTTTACTTTCAATTGTGTAATAACAGtgtaatataataatttaactgattacccaggcatggtgggtgtacctgtgggcccagctgtgtgggaggctgaggcgggaggatcccctgagcccaggaggtggaggctgcagtgagacgagatctcacgacggcactccagcctgggtaacacagcgagaccctgtctcagaagtaaatacatgaataaattgaATTTAACTGTGCGTAACTGCAGTTTACCATGCCACCTCTTTGGGGTGTGCAGTGCAGCAGGCCCAGAACCCCATGCTTTGCAAAATGCAGCTTTTTGTGGTCCCCACACTTGTGTAGTAACccccgttttgttttgttttgtgtttgcttCCAGAACTCCAAGATGGGAGGCAAGCTCAGCAAGAAGAAGAAGGGCTACAATGTGAACGACGAGAAAGCCAAGGACAAAGACAAGAAGGCTGAGGGCGCAGCGACGGAAGAGGAGGGAACCCCGAAGGAGAGCGAGCCCCAGGCGGCCGCGGAGCCCGCCGAGGCCAAGGAGGGCAAGGAGAAGCCCGACCAGGACGCCGAGGGCAAGGCCGAGGAGAAGGAGGGCGAGAAGGACGCGGCGGCCGCCAAGGAGGAGGCCCCGAAGGCGGAGCCCGAGAAGACGGAGGGCGCGGCGGAGGCCAAGGCTGAGCCCCCGAAGGCGCCCGAGCAGGAGCAGGCGGCCCCCGGCCCCGCTGCGGGCGGCGAGGCCCCCAAAGCTGCCGAGGCCGCCGCGGCCCCGGCCGAGAGCGCGGCCCCTGCTGCGGGGGAGGAGCCCAGCAAGGAGGAAGGGGAACCCAAAAAGACTGAGGCGCCCGCAGCTCCTGCCGCCCAGGAGACCAAAAGTGACGGGGCCCCCGCTTCAGACTCAAAACCCGGCAGCTCGGAGGCTGCCCCCTCTTCCAAGGAGACCCCCGCAGCCACGGAAGCGCCTAGTTCCACACCCAAGGCCCAGGCCCCCGCAGCCTCCGCAGAAGAGCCCAAGCCGGTGGAGGCCCCGGCAGCTAATTCCGATCAAACCGTAGCCGTGAAAGAGTGACAAGGACAGCCTATAGGAAAAATAATACCACTTAAAAcaatctcctctctctctctctcactatctctctctctatctcctctctctctctctcgcctcTCCTATCTCTCCTCTCTCCTATACTAACTTGTTTCAAATTGGAAGTAATGATATGTATTGCCCAAGGAAAAATAAAGGATGTTGTCCCATcaagggagggagggggtgggagaaTCCAAATAGTATTTTTGTGGGGAAATATCTAATATACCTTCAGTCAACTTTACCAAGAAGTCCTGGATTTCCAAGATCGCGTCTGAAAGTGCAGTACATCGTTTGTACCTGAAACTGCCGCCACATGCACTCCTCCACCGCTGAGAGTTGAATAGCTTTTCTTCTGCAATGGGAGTTGGGAGTGATGCGTTTGATTCTGCCCACAGGGCCTGTGCCAAGGCAATCAGATCTTTATGAGAGcagtattttctgtgttttctttttaatttacagcctttcttattttgatatttttttaatgttgtggATGAATGCCAGCTTTCAGACAGAGCCCACTTAGCTTGTCCACATGGATCTCAATGCCAATCCTCCATTCTTCCTCTCCAGATATTTTTGGGAGTGACAAACATTCTCTCATCCTACTTAGCCTACCTAGATTTCTCATGACGAGTTAATGCATGTCCGTGGTtgggtgcacctgtagttctgTTTATTGGTcagtggaaatgaaaaaaaaaaaaaaaaaaagtctgcgtTCATTGCAGTTCCAGTTTCTCTTCCATTCTGTGTCACAGACACCAACACACCACTcattggaaaatggaaaaaaaaacaaataaaaaaacaaaaaaatgtacaaTGGATGCATTGAAATTATATGTAATTGTATAAATGGTGCAACAGTAATAAagttaaacaattaaaaagaagtaataaagactattgggtgttttgtttgtttgttttacttctcTAGTCCCTCTCAATACCTACTTTATCAGAGAACAGAGCACTGTATTGGccatttttctgaatatatttggATAGAAGCAAAAAACAGACCGGtcacggtggatcacacctgtaatcccagcacttttgggaggccgaggtgggtggatggcttgagcccaagagttgagGACCAGCCTGAGtaagatagtgagaccccacctctatttaaaaaaaaaaaagtgaacattatttgttgaaaaaactagCTAGGGCAATGTCAGTAAACTATCTCAGAAGAAGTTAAACTGAAAACTTACTGTGTCTGCATATGGACCCTCTAAAAATGTGACTAATCAACTtaagaagaagaaagattttgaataaaatacattaaaagacAATAGATTTGATCTTGAAGGCTAGGAAAAAATGAATGACAGGTTCTTATAGAAACCTCTGTTTGTAAATTGTGGCACCACTAATGGTTATTCTGTTCTATCCCATCCCctactttcatttttatcatattcATGGTAGAGCCAGGAAAGGCGACCTGAGAATTGTGCCATGAGACAGCAGTGTTGCGGAAGCAAGCGTGGTACTGGCCTTTATGGTGACCGAATTTCGGTCCTGATTTTGCCACTGGTGACTTGTTTGGCTTTTAAGTCACTTCCAACCTTCCCAGACCCTCCTTGTGTTACCTACAAAAGGGTGTGGTTTTTATGATCTCATGGTCCCGTTTAATGGTTTGGGTACACACCCGGTGACAATTTAATGTCATGATGCTATGATGCATCATGGGATGTCTCATGTCTTGATTCTCCAAAGCTCACAGAGTAATGAGTAACAATTTCATAGTTTAGAAAGCTCCGACACAGGAAATGTCCTGTGGAATGTGGGAAGGCCAGTGCAAGGGAATTGATTCTCAAAGGGACATTAATGACACAATGGATTCAGACAAACCTGGTTCTATTCTTATGGGTTACATTACACATggttaaataaaaaaggaaaaaaaaaaagtctttgagtATTTTGGGAGTAACCTATAGTCTGGCTCTCACCTCACTGGGAAAGAAAAAGTGGCGAAAGTGAgtattatgtaaatattatacCCGTTGGGTTCAATTGGTATTTATGATCACTTTTTGGCACTTTGGGTTCTTGTTTCTACAGTGAGATAAATTTGAATTCTTAATGCTTGAAAGCACAGCATACAAGAAATCTGTAAACAGTAACCACCAGGCAACTGTTTTacataagaaaaaagaaggggaaTGTCCAGGGTATTACCCGTGTGTCCTCGCATATACAAAATAGCTTGGGGGGCCGGATGATGGTGATGGAGTGGTAAAATATTCAGTGAACCATGGGGGACATTTATATAGTTACTGATTAAATGCCATGCATTTGTTGCAGAAAACTGTGCTTGGTGgaagtaatattttatatattcactgtcttccccacttccccttctaaaaaaaaaaaagctaagctTTTTGGTGATTAGAACAATCAAATCAGCCTCCCAGTTTagcatttattactataaattgctattttttgaataaatgaaacagaCATTTTTCTGAATGTATTTGGAGTTGCAGAGTAGAATAATTGAAATCTgagctatatatatttatttttcttttttctaactcCATTAGGTGTTGAAGCAATTAATTAAAAAGTGTTAGAAATGTAATCACCAAAATGTTTAAATCAGAATTTTAACCCGGCCATGGTTCATGACACTGAATTTTACcatactgaagaaaaaaactTGAGCTGTAGTTTGAAGTTATATATGCAGCAGAAAATGTAGTACGTGTGGGAGTAATTGGCTCAGCCAGGAAGGGAACAATGTCGGGCACCATGTTAATTTGGATTAACCTAGATTGTTCTCGCCTCATGAATGATTTAAGAGAAGGGACCGCACAGGCTGTGCTGAACAGGCAAGTCAGAACCATCGGGGACATTACCACATATTTGCTTCACTAACTCAGGGATGTCCCTCTCCTCTATGAAGAATGAAGGGTTCCAAGGGTCTAACGTTCATTTATGGGTGCCTTTGTGCATACTGCAAGGAGGAAACTATGAGGAATCCACAGGAACTTGTACAGGGATGCCTGGTTTGTCCCTCCACTTTGAAGATCCTTTTCGGTAGCTGATGCTGCCTCTGCATGATGGGAATAGACTCTGGTCCCCAAGAGCTGGCACGTGCCATGCATCCCAGGGTGGCCCTTCCTGGCCTCAACCCTGAGAGAAGGCCATCTTCAGCCTGTTCCTGGCCATATGGAGGCAGAGGCGACCTTGGCACTCCAGGAACATCATTCCCCATTCTTGGAGAATCTCCCTTCTGGAATCAAGATGTAGGTCTAGTGGACAGTAAGGACTTGGTTGTCAACTACTTGTGCTGACAAAACCTAGACATACTTTAGCTGGGTAACTTCTTTACCTAAGTTGGGTAAATTATTAGGTACCAGCATAGCTAAGGGTACTTACTGAATTGCTAACAGGAAGTTTGTTTCCATAAAGCATCCTGGGACTTTAATTTTCCTTGAATGAATGGTATACCATCATGGTGTGACGAAACACAGTATCTTCATTGAAACACACATACTAGTTAGTGTCCATGATCAGAGCTAACTGTAGGACATCAATCTTAAGTGATTCTTTCATAGATAGAAGGCTTATACACATCCAACAAATTTTAGTCAGGTTTCATCTATGAAAAAAACTTATTTATGAAATTTCCTATTTTGGTGTTTTCCAGTTTCTCGTCTCAAGATTGATGGGATTAATCTCCATCCTTTTGATTTCTATTCTGCTATTTGGGAAAGTAACTGGAGTTATTTTGAGCTTTGTCTTAGCTCATTTGCATAGTAATGAAAACTGGATGCTCAGGAGGTAATCTTAAAAATGTACCAAATGGCAGTACCGCTAGTAGTTGTGAGATTAATCAGGTGAGCTTTTACATTTATCCTCATAAAAAGAGGCACAATTTGCTTGATTTGTAACTGACACTGATTTGGCTTACTAagtagttaatattttaaatatttagctcAGAGAGTGCTATTTGGCCAGAGTGTCATGTATTTTCTCAATGCTATCTCctcacagaaaaattaaaagggcAAGGTAGGGAGTTTTTCATGAAGttatatttctttgattttttataAATGCTATCTCTTACCACGATCCTATATGCTTtctactgtttttgtttgtttgtttaattttttttagagagtctcactctgtcactcaggctagagtgaagtggtgcagtcatagttcactgcagcctcaaactcctggacccaagcgatcctcttgccttagccttctgagtagctaggactgcaagcAAGTACcaacaggcccagctaatttttttttttttaaagaaactgaggtcttgctatgttgtccaggctggtctccaactcctgggctcaagtgatccttcccaaagtgttgtaattacaggcctgagccaacatgcccagcctcaaCCTTTTTAACGACAAGATTTATTAGTAGTGTATAAAATCTCAAAGTCTGGGGAATCACTGATTTGGTACATTTCTCTAAGTTTTGCTCAGTCTTCATTTTATTAAAAGCATTATTCATTCTGAAGCTGTATGCTTTCATTCACATACATATTTAAGGAAATTCCTGAGGGAAATAACGTTGAAAAAGAACTAcgatcataaaaaaaaaaacaaaaaaaactcagtgCAACTGTACACactgaaataaataaaccaaGCAAAAATTTCATGTCTATCtcatctctttttattatttttaaaatttttatttatgtatttaagatggagtctcactctttcacccaggttggagagcagtggcaaaatcttggcacattgcaacctcctcccagGCTCTTGTGATCTTC
The Macaca mulatta isolate MMU2019108-1 chromosome 6, T2T-MMU8v2.0, whole genome shotgun sequence DNA segment above includes these coding regions:
- the BASP1 gene encoding brain acid soluble protein 1, which encodes MGGKLSKKKKGYNVNDEKAKDKDKKAEGAATEEEGTPKESEPQAAAEPAEAKEGKEKPDQDAEGKAEEKEGEKDAAAAKEEAPKAEPEKTEGAAEAKAEPPKAPEQEQAAPGPAAGGEAPKAAEAAAAPAESAAPAAGEEPSKEEGEPKKTEAPAAPAAQETKSDGAPASDSKPGSSEAAPSSKETPAATEAPSSTPKAQAPAASAEEPKPVEAPAANSDQTVAVKE